From the genome of Streptomyces sp. NBC_01317, one region includes:
- a CDS encoding phosphoadenylyl-sulfate reductase, which yields MTTLAGTDDPKALAEHAGRALEDASATEILRWAADTFGDTFCVTSSMEDAVVAHLASTVLPGVDVVFLDTGYHFPETIGTRDAVDAVMDVNVITLTPRQSVAEQDAQYGPKLHDRDPDLCCSLRKVKPLEEGLTGYAAWATGLRRDESPTRADTPVVGWDERRGKVKVSPIARWSQEDVDRYVAEHGVLTNPLLMDGYASVGCAPCTRRVLEGEDARAGRWAGRGKTECGLHG from the coding sequence ATGACCACGCTGGCCGGGACGGACGATCCGAAGGCCCTCGCCGAGCACGCGGGCCGCGCGCTCGAAGACGCTTCGGCGACGGAGATCCTCCGGTGGGCCGCCGACACGTTCGGCGACACCTTCTGCGTGACGTCGTCCATGGAGGACGCGGTGGTCGCCCACCTCGCCTCCACCGTCCTTCCCGGCGTGGACGTGGTCTTCCTCGACACCGGCTACCACTTCCCCGAGACCATCGGCACCCGTGACGCCGTGGACGCCGTGATGGACGTCAACGTCATCACGCTGACCCCGCGCCAGAGCGTCGCGGAACAGGACGCCCAGTACGGGCCGAAGCTGCATGACCGCGACCCCGACCTGTGCTGCTCCCTGCGCAAGGTCAAGCCGCTCGAAGAGGGGCTGACCGGCTACGCGGCCTGGGCCACCGGGCTGCGCCGCGACGAGTCCCCGACCCGGGCCGACACCCCCGTGGTCGGCTGGGACGAGCGGCGCGGGAAGGTCAAGGTCTCGCCGATCGCCCGCTGGTCGCAGGAGGACGTGGACCGGTACGTCGCCGAGCACGGCGTCCTCACCAACCCGCTCCTCATGGACGGTTACGCCTCCGTGGGCTGCGCTCCCTGCACCCGCAGGGTGCTGGAGGGCGAGGACGCCCGCGCGGGCCGCTGGGCGGGCCGGGGCAAGACCGAGTGCGGACTGCACGGCTAG
- the cysC gene encoding adenylyl-sulfate kinase: MTGSQKSHEEGQLSMTEQGATVWLTGLPSAGKTTIARELAERLRSEGHRVEILDGDEIREFLSAGLGFSREDRHTNVQRIGFVAELLASHGVKALVPVIAPYADSREAVRKRHQAVGTAYLEVHVATPVEVCSVRDVKGLYAQQAAGEISGLTGVDDPYEAPEDPDLRIESHTQSVRESAEALHALLTERGLA, translated from the coding sequence GTGACGGGCAGTCAGAAATCTCATGAGGAGGGACAGTTGAGCATGACGGAGCAGGGCGCCACCGTCTGGCTCACCGGTCTGCCCAGCGCGGGCAAGACCACGATCGCGCGGGAGCTGGCCGAGCGGCTGCGCTCGGAGGGCCACCGCGTCGAGATCCTCGACGGCGACGAGATCCGCGAATTCCTCTCCGCGGGCCTCGGGTTCAGCCGCGAGGACCGGCACACCAACGTCCAGCGCATCGGCTTCGTCGCCGAACTGCTGGCGTCCCACGGCGTCAAGGCGCTGGTGCCGGTGATCGCGCCGTACGCGGACAGCCGCGAGGCGGTGCGCAAGCGCCACCAGGCCGTGGGCACGGCCTACTTGGAGGTCCACGTCGCCACCCCCGTCGAGGTGTGCTCCGTACGGGATGTGAAGGGGCTGTACGCCCAGCAGGCGGCCGGCGAGATATCCGGGCTGACCGGGGTCGACGACCCCTACGAGGCCCCGGAGGACCCGGACCTGCGGATCGAGTCGCACACCCAGTCCGTACGGGAGTCCGCCGAAGCGCTCCACGCGCTCCTCACCGAAAGGGGTCTCGCGTGA
- the cysD gene encoding sulfate adenylyltransferase subunit CysD produces the protein MSTTVASVTGGTDAPYALSHLDALESEAVHIFREVAGEFERPVILFSGGKDSIVMLHLALKAFAPAPVPFTLLHVDTGHNFPEVLDYRDRTVAEHGLRLHVASVQEYIDAGKLRERPDGTRNPLQTVPLTEKIQAERFDAVFGGGRRDEEKARAKERVFSLRDEFSQWDPRRQRPELWNLYNGRHAPGEHVRVFPLSNWTELDVWQYIAREGIELPEIYFAHEREVFPRAGMWLTAGDWGGPKENERVEKRLVRYRTVGDMSCTGAVDSDATTLDAVIAEIAASRLTERGATRADDKMSEAAMEDRKREGYF, from the coding sequence GTGAGCACGACCGTCGCGTCCGTCACCGGGGGCACCGACGCCCCCTACGCCCTGAGCCACCTGGACGCCCTGGAGTCCGAGGCGGTCCACATCTTCCGTGAGGTGGCGGGTGAGTTCGAGCGGCCGGTGATCCTCTTCTCCGGCGGCAAGGACTCGATCGTCATGCTGCACCTGGCGCTCAAGGCGTTCGCGCCCGCGCCGGTGCCGTTCACGCTGCTGCACGTGGACACCGGGCACAACTTCCCCGAGGTGCTGGACTACCGGGACCGTACGGTCGCCGAGCACGGCCTGCGCCTGCACGTCGCCTCCGTACAGGAGTACATCGACGCGGGGAAGCTGCGCGAGCGCCCCGACGGGACCCGTAACCCCCTCCAGACCGTGCCGCTCACCGAGAAGATCCAGGCCGAGCGGTTCGACGCGGTCTTCGGCGGCGGGCGGCGGGACGAGGAGAAGGCACGGGCCAAGGAGCGGGTGTTCTCGCTGCGGGACGAGTTCTCCCAGTGGGACCCGCGCCGCCAGCGCCCCGAGCTGTGGAACCTCTACAACGGCCGGCACGCCCCCGGGGAGCACGTCCGGGTCTTCCCGCTCTCCAACTGGACCGAGCTGGACGTCTGGCAGTACATCGCCCGCGAGGGCATCGAGCTGCCGGAGATCTACTTCGCCCATGAGCGCGAGGTGTTCCCGCGGGCCGGGATGTGGCTGACGGCGGGCGACTGGGGCGGCCCCAAGGAGAACGAGCGCGTCGAGAAGCGTCTGGTGCGCTACCGCACGGTCGGTGACATGTCCTGCACCGGCGCCGTCGACTCCGACGCCACCACGCTCGACGCGGTGATCGCCGAGATCGCCGCCTCCCGGCTCACCGAGCGCGGGGCGACCCGCGCCGACGACAAGATGTCCGAGGCCGCGATGGAAGACCGCAAGCGCGAAGGGTACTTCTAG
- a CDS encoding sulfate adenylyltransferase subunit 1 — protein sequence MTSATEPYAEFAERLATTTLLRFATAGSVDDGKSTLVGRLLHDSKSVLTDQLEAVERVSLSRGQDTPDLALLTDGLRAEREQGITIDVAYRYFATPRRRFILADTPGHVQYTRNMVTGASTAELAVVLVDARNGVVEQTRRHAAVAALLRVPHVVLAVNKMDLVAYAEPVFASIAEEFTAYAASLGVPEITAIPISALAGDNVVEPSAHMDWYGGPTVLEHLETVPSSHDLAHCPARFPVQYVIRPQSARHPDYRGYAGQISSGVLRVGDAVTVLPSGRTSTIEGIDALGESVDIAWAPQSVTLRLADDIDVSRGDLIAPSAQLPASTQDVEATVCHVADRPLTVGQRVLLKHTTRTVKAIVKDIPSRLTLDDLSQHPAPGQLVANDIGRVRIRTAEPLALDPYAESRRTGSFLLIDPADGTTLSAGMAGDAFAEGAGAPAAVPTDDEGWDF from the coding sequence ATGACGAGCGCCACCGAGCCGTACGCCGAGTTCGCCGAGCGGCTCGCCACCACCACCCTGCTGCGCTTCGCGACCGCCGGTTCCGTCGACGACGGCAAGTCGACCCTGGTGGGGCGGCTGCTGCACGACTCGAAGTCGGTGCTCACCGACCAGTTGGAGGCCGTGGAGCGGGTCTCGCTGAGCCGGGGCCAGGACACGCCTGACCTGGCGCTGCTCACCGACGGGCTGCGCGCCGAGCGCGAGCAGGGCATCACCATCGACGTCGCCTACCGCTACTTCGCCACCCCCCGGCGGCGGTTCATCCTCGCCGACACCCCGGGGCATGTGCAGTACACGCGGAACATGGTCACCGGTGCCTCCACCGCGGAGCTGGCGGTCGTCCTGGTCGACGCGCGGAACGGCGTGGTCGAGCAGACCCGCCGCCATGCCGCCGTCGCCGCCCTGCTGCGGGTCCCGCACGTGGTGCTCGCCGTCAACAAGATGGACCTCGTCGCGTACGCGGAGCCCGTATTCGCCTCGATAGCCGAGGAGTTCACGGCGTACGCGGCCTCCCTCGGCGTCCCGGAGATCACCGCGATCCCGATCTCGGCCCTCGCCGGGGACAACGTCGTGGAGCCGTCCGCGCACATGGACTGGTACGGAGGCCCGACGGTGCTGGAGCACCTGGAGACCGTGCCGTCCAGCCACGACCTGGCCCACTGCCCCGCGCGCTTTCCCGTGCAGTACGTGATCCGCCCGCAGTCCGCGCGCCACCCGGACTACCGCGGCTACGCCGGCCAGATCTCGTCCGGTGTGCTGCGGGTCGGCGACGCCGTGACGGTCCTGCCGTCCGGCCGTACGAGCACGATCGAGGGCATCGACGCGCTCGGCGAGAGCGTGGACATCGCCTGGGCGCCGCAGTCCGTGACCCTCCGCCTCGCGGACGACATCGACGTCTCACGCGGCGACCTGATCGCCCCCAGCGCGCAGCTGCCCGCGTCGACGCAGGACGTGGAGGCGACCGTCTGCCATGTCGCCGACCGGCCGCTGACCGTCGGCCAGCGGGTGCTGCTCAAGCACACGACCCGTACGGTCAAGGCGATCGTGAAGGACATCCCGTCCCGGCTCACGCTGGACGACCTGTCCCAGCACCCCGCCCCCGGGCAACTCGTCGCCAACGACATCGGACGCGTGAGGATCCGTACGGCAGAGCCGCTCGCGCTCGACCCGTACGCCGAGTCCCGCAGGACCGGATCGTTTCTGCTGATCGACCCGGCCGACGGTACGACGCTGAGCGCCGGCATGGCGGGCGACGCCTTCGCCGAGGGCGCGGGCGCGCCGGCCGCCGTACCCACCGACGACGAAGGCTGGGACTTCTGA
- a CDS encoding aliphatic sulfonate ABC transporter substrate-binding protein: protein MPATRILSRRRITTLAAVPLLAVVVTSCGYGSDAKKDDDKKPAAAAGAKKLSADTVKIGYFPNLTHATALVGIQDGLFQKELGGTKVAASTFNAGPSEIEALNAGSIDIGFIGPSPAINGYVQTKGKSLRIIGGSASGGVKLVVNPKKIKTLDDLKGKKIATPQLGNTQDVAFLNWISEKGWKVDAQSGKGDVSVVRTDNKITPDAYKAGSIDGAWVPEPTASKLVAEGAKVLLNESDLWPDKQFVITNIIVSQTFLSAHPDVVEAVLRGSVKTNAWINANEDQAKASANEALKTLSGKALPPEVLDPAWESIKVTNDPLASTLQSEADHAVKAGLLEKPDLAGIYDLGPLNKVLKAAGEPEVADAGLGVK from the coding sequence GTGCCTGCCACGCGCATCCTGTCGCGCCGCCGTATCACCACGCTCGCCGCAGTGCCCCTTCTCGCTGTTGTCGTCACCTCCTGCGGCTACGGCTCCGACGCGAAGAAGGACGACGACAAGAAGCCGGCGGCCGCCGCCGGAGCGAAGAAGCTCTCGGCCGACACCGTGAAGATCGGGTACTTCCCGAACCTCACGCACGCCACAGCCCTGGTGGGTATCCAGGACGGTCTGTTCCAGAAGGAGCTGGGCGGGACGAAGGTCGCCGCCTCCACCTTCAACGCCGGGCCCTCCGAGATCGAGGCGCTCAACGCGGGCAGCATCGACATCGGCTTCATCGGCCCCTCCCCCGCGATCAACGGCTACGTCCAGACCAAGGGCAAGAGCCTGCGGATCATCGGCGGTTCCGCCTCCGGCGGGGTCAAGCTGGTGGTCAACCCGAAGAAGATCAAGACCCTGGACGACCTCAAGGGCAAGAAGATAGCCACCCCGCAGCTGGGCAACACGCAGGACGTGGCGTTCCTCAACTGGATCTCGGAGAAGGGCTGGAAGGTCGACGCCCAGTCCGGCAAGGGTGACGTCTCCGTCGTCCGTACGGACAACAAGATCACCCCGGACGCCTACAAGGCCGGTTCGATCGACGGCGCGTGGGTGCCGGAGCCGACCGCGTCCAAGCTGGTCGCCGAGGGCGCGAAGGTGCTCCTCAACGAGTCGGACCTGTGGCCGGACAAGCAGTTCGTGATCACGAACATCATCGTGTCGCAGACGTTCCTCTCCGCCCACCCGGACGTCGTCGAGGCCGTGCTGCGCGGCTCGGTGAAGACGAACGCCTGGATCAACGCCAACGAGGACCAGGCGAAGGCGTCGGCCAACGAGGCGCTCAAGACCCTGTCGGGCAAGGCGCTGCCGCCCGAGGTCCTCGACCCGGCGTGGGAGTCCATCAAGGTCACCAACGACCCGCTGGCCTCCACGCTCCAGTCCGAGGCCGACCACGCGGTGAAGGCCGGTCTGCTGGAGAAGCCCGACCTGGCCGGCATCTACGACCTGGGCCCGCTGAACAAGGTGCTCAAGGCCGCCGGTGAGCCCGAGGTCGCCGACGCCGGTCTCGGCGTCAAGTAA
- a CDS encoding ABC transporter ATP-binding protein: protein MATTLTKAADGTTSVDHAARIAHVSKTFATPAGRQLVLDDITLDVAPGEFVTLLGASGCGKSTLLNLVAGLDRPTAGSIETPGGRPALMFQEHALFPWLTAGKNIELALRLRGVPKQDRRPEAERLLGLVRLEGAYGKRVHELSGGMRQRVALARALAQDSQLLLMDEPFAALDAITRDVLHDELTRIWRETNLSVLFVTHNVREAVRLAERVVLLSSRPGRIAREWRVDIPQPRRIEDAEVAELSVEITEELRGEIRRHGQH, encoded by the coding sequence ATGGCAACGACGCTCACCAAGGCCGCCGACGGCACCACGTCGGTGGACCACGCCGCGCGCATCGCGCACGTCTCCAAGACCTTCGCGACCCCCGCGGGGCGGCAGCTCGTGCTGGACGACATCACGCTCGATGTCGCTCCGGGTGAGTTCGTCACCCTCCTGGGAGCCTCGGGCTGCGGCAAGTCCACACTGCTCAACCTGGTGGCCGGGCTCGACCGCCCGACCGCTGGGTCCATCGAGACGCCGGGCGGGCGCCCGGCCCTGATGTTCCAGGAGCACGCGCTGTTCCCGTGGCTGACCGCGGGCAAGAACATCGAACTGGCCCTGCGGCTGCGCGGGGTGCCCAAGCAGGACCGCAGGCCCGAGGCGGAGCGGCTGCTCGGGCTCGTACGGCTCGAAGGGGCGTACGGCAAGCGGGTGCACGAGCTGTCCGGCGGGATGCGGCAGCGGGTCGCGCTGGCGCGCGCGCTGGCCCAGGACAGCCAACTGCTGCTGATGGACGAGCCGTTCGCGGCGCTCGACGCCATCACCCGCGACGTGCTGCACGACGAGCTGACGCGGATCTGGCGGGAGACGAACCTGTCGGTGCTCTTCGTCACCCACAACGTACGGGAGGCGGTACGGCTCGCCGAGCGTGTCGTCCTGCTGTCCTCGCGCCCCGGCCGGATCGCCCGCGAGTGGCGGGTGGACATCCCGCAGCCGCGCCGGATCGAGGACGCCGAGGTGGCGGAGCTGTCCGTCGAGATCACCGAAGAACTGCGTGGGGAGATCCGCCGACATGGCCAGCACTGA